In a single window of the Natator depressus isolate rNatDep1 chromosome 24, rNatDep2.hap1, whole genome shotgun sequence genome:
- the APOE gene encoding apolipoprotein E, which yields MKFWIVMLGATLLAGCLANPLVQDEPKTKWEEAVKVFWNYLSKVGHAADNVTAQIKSSQLSKELDGLITDTMAEVGVYTEELRARFGPYAQEAQQRLGSEVAALTGKLQADMEEAKGRVVQYAGDVRLMFDQNLEEVRARVGMYLRKLRKRLGKDAEELRRKMAAYASEVQARTDQRVDAVRQGLQPLIDSIRDKGQQRLGALSQAMGEQSQKVRDSLGTRAQELQGHLQEKAEEVRGSLDQAAEQVRQWFAPFLQDVSAQLQALVEKLQGKLQL from the exons ATGAAGTTTTGGATTGTGATGCTGGGGGCAACCCTGCTGGCAG GCTGCCTGGCCAACCCGCTTGTCCAGGATGAGCCCAAGACTAAGTGGGAAGAGGCTGTGAAGGTCTTCTGGAACTACCTTTCCAAGGTGGGACATGCCGCAGACAATGTGACCGCCCAGATCAAGAGCTCCCAGCTCAGCAAGGAACTGGA CGGGCTGATCACCGACACCATGGCTGAAGTGGGGGTGTACACAGAAGAGCTGCGGGCCCGGTTTGGCCCCTACGCCCAGGAGGCCCAGCAGCGCCTGGGCAGCGAGGTAGCGGCGCTGACAGGGAAGCTGCAGGCCGACATGGAGGAGGCCAAGGGCCGGGTGGTGCAGTACGCGGGCGACGTGCGCTTGATGTTCGACCAAAACCTGGAGGAGGTGCGGGCCCGAGTTGGCATGTACCTGCGCAAGCTGCGCAAGCGTCTGGGCAAAGATGCTGAGGAGCTGCGCCGCAAGATGGCCGCCTATGCCAGCGAGGTGCAGGCCCGCACCGACCAGCGGGTGGACGCCGTGCGCCAGGGCCTGCAGCCCCTAATCGACAGCATCCGTGACAAGGGACAGCAGCGTCTGGGAGCCCTGAGCCAGGCCATGGGTGAGCAGAGCCAGAAGGTGCGCGATAGCCTGGGCACCCgggcccaggagctgcaggggcaccTGCAGGAGAAGGCTGAGGAGGTGCGGGGCTCCCTAGACCAGGCTGCTGAGCAGGTCCGCCAGTGGTTTGCACCCTTCCTGCAGGATGTCAGTGCCCAGTTACAGGCCCTGGTGGAGAAGCTGCAAGGGAAACTCCAGCTGTAA
- the APOC1 gene encoding apolipoprotein C-I: protein MQPAVSISLILVALTVLADSAQAQPTELTLSEKFENFQNKLQAFADSIADKTKAAFQELHHSELSEKTRNWFSEQFQKMKEKFNEKFSRDRSD from the exons ATGCAGCCTGCAGTGTCCATTTCTCTGATCCTCGTGGCTCTGACGGTCCTGGCAG ACTCTGCTCAGGCTCAACCGACAGAGCTAACCCTGTCCGAAAAGTTTGAGAACTTCCAGAACAAGCTGCAGGCCTTTGCTGACAGCATTGCAGATAAAACCAAAGCTGCCTTCCAAGAACTGCATCACAGCGAGTTGAGCGAAAAGACCCG GAACTGGTTCTCTGAGCAATTCCAGAAGATGAAGGAGAAGTTCAATGAGAAGTTTTCCAGGGACAGATCTGACTGA
- the APOC2 gene encoding apolipoprotein C-II isoform X2, with product MAESQGFRALLESQEGATLSTTANMGQMDLKIAVAFILLLFLCTEAASYRLQKREAQDSFSQIQEVAKNYWERLNSVVQGWLDSVKSWDIYEKTTSAAGTYTEILKDQVYHWWHGEQ from the exons ATGGCCGAGAGTCAAG GTTTCCGTGCCTTGCTCGAGTCTCAGGAAGGAGCCACGCTCTCTACAACAG CAAATATGGGGCAGATGGATCTGAAAATTGCAGTGGCCTTCAtcctgctgctgtttctctgcaCCG AGGCTGCCAGTTATCGGCTGCAGAAGCGAGAGGCTCAGGACTCATTCTCCCAGATCCAGGAGGTTGCCAAGAATTACTGGGAACGGCTGAATTCAGTGGTCCAGGGCTGGCTGGACAGTGTCAAATCTTG GGACATCTATGAAAAAACCACATCGGCTGCAGGGACCTACACAGAAATCCTGAAGGACCAGGTTTACCATTGGTGGCATGGGGAGCAGTAA
- the APOC2 gene encoding apolipoprotein C-II isoform X1 has protein sequence MSWPEPWSQSEQQPPVTRFRALLESQEGATLSTTANMGQMDLKIAVAFILLLFLCTEAASYRLQKREAQDSFSQIQEVAKNYWERLNSVVQGWLDSVKSWDIYEKTTSAAGTYTEILKDQVYHWWHGEQ, from the exons ATGAGCTGGCCAGAACCTTGGAGCCAGAGTGAGCAGCAGCCTCCAGTCACCC GTTTCCGTGCCTTGCTCGAGTCTCAGGAAGGAGCCACGCTCTCTACAACAG CAAATATGGGGCAGATGGATCTGAAAATTGCAGTGGCCTTCAtcctgctgctgtttctctgcaCCG AGGCTGCCAGTTATCGGCTGCAGAAGCGAGAGGCTCAGGACTCATTCTCCCAGATCCAGGAGGTTGCCAAGAATTACTGGGAACGGCTGAATTCAGTGGTCCAGGGCTGGCTGGACAGTGTCAAATCTTG GGACATCTATGAAAAAACCACATCGGCTGCAGGGACCTACACAGAAATCCTGAAGGACCAGGTTTACCATTGGTGGCATGGGGAGCAGTAA